Proteins encoded by one window of Hyphomicrobium nitrativorans NL23:
- a CDS encoding globin-coupled sensor protein — MSAETSMAARLSFNQIDDDSRRLLRESKDFLLSELASVLDGFYEHLAKYPETVAFFKSRADMTGARNGQLRHWGTILDGHFDGAYETSIKRVGETHHRIGLDPRWYIGGYNALITGLLRAIALRLPARADWKGKAPSPEERKIALQGAVIKVAMLDMDLAISVYLDAGRRDLDQLAGSVVAMAGSVATTAGELEGAAAAVAQAARTATDQTSAVASAAEQASANVRTVASAADELSASVREISRQVAGSTEIAGRAVVTADATSEKVRNLSQASQAIGDVVELISNIARQTNLLALNATIEAARAGEAGKGFAVVAQEVKSLANQTAKATAEISAQIHAIQGSTVDAVGSIGAIGDIIKSMDQIASTISAAVEEQGAATIEIARNVQEAAHGTSEVASNAVGLNTSAATTGSAAAQMLASARQLGQQAADLRKTAESVMSSKGRAAA, encoded by the coding sequence ATGAGTGCCGAAACGTCCATGGCAGCACGGTTGTCGTTCAACCAAATCGATGACGACAGCCGGCGGCTTCTTCGCGAATCCAAAGACTTTCTACTCAGTGAATTGGCAAGCGTTCTCGACGGGTTCTACGAACATCTCGCCAAGTATCCGGAAACTGTCGCGTTTTTCAAAAGCCGTGCCGATATGACGGGCGCGAGAAACGGCCAGCTTCGGCATTGGGGCACCATTCTCGACGGTCATTTCGACGGCGCTTATGAAACCTCGATCAAAAGGGTAGGCGAAACCCATCATCGGATCGGGCTCGATCCCCGCTGGTACATCGGCGGATACAACGCCCTGATTACGGGCCTGTTGCGAGCGATTGCGCTCCGGCTGCCCGCGCGGGCGGATTGGAAGGGGAAGGCTCCCTCGCCGGAGGAGCGGAAGATCGCGCTGCAAGGCGCCGTCATCAAGGTTGCGATGCTCGATATGGATCTTGCGATCTCGGTCTATCTCGACGCCGGGCGGCGGGATCTCGATCAGCTCGCGGGCTCGGTCGTCGCCATGGCGGGATCGGTGGCGACGACGGCGGGCGAGCTGGAAGGTGCGGCGGCAGCGGTCGCGCAGGCCGCCAGGACCGCCACGGACCAGACGTCTGCCGTGGCCTCGGCCGCAGAGCAGGCTTCGGCCAATGTCCGCACGGTGGCTTCTGCTGCCGACGAGCTTTCCGCGTCCGTGAGGGAAATCTCGCGGCAGGTTGCCGGTTCGACGGAGATTGCCGGGCGTGCCGTCGTCACCGCTGATGCCACGTCCGAAAAAGTGCGCAATCTCTCGCAGGCGTCGCAGGCCATTGGCGATGTCGTCGAGTTGATCAGCAACATCGCGCGACAGACAAATCTGCTTGCGCTCAATGCGACCATCGAAGCGGCGCGCGCCGGAGAAGCCGGGAAGGGGTTTGCGGTTGTCGCTCAGGAAGTGAAATCGCTCGCGAACCAAACTGCGAAGGCCACAGCCGAGATCAGCGCGCAGATCCACGCCATCCAGGGGTCTACTGTGGACGCAGTCGGGTCCATCGGGGCGATCGGGGATATCATCAAGTCGATGGATCAGATTGCGAGCACGATCTCTGCGGCGGTTGAAGAACAGGGGGCTGCGACCATCGAAATCGCGCGTAACGTGCAGGAGGCAGCGCACGGAACGTCGGAGGTGGCGTCCAACGCGGTGGGGCTCAACACCTCGGCGGCGACGACAGGGTCGGCCGCCGCTCAGATGCTCGCGTCCGCTCGACAACTCGGCCAGCAGGCTGCCGACCTCAGGAAAACCGCGGAAAGCGTGATGTCGTCCAAGGGCCGGGCGGCGGCGTAA
- a CDS encoding AAA family ATPase — MADNIPSSASTSAAQDELVAFLSDPASYGTPTGHVEIVETHAARVFLTGRKAYKIKKPVTLPFLDFSTEPQRRKALAREFELNHPHAPGIYVALASVNRDGASRLSFSEGTPVEPVLVMNRFAQEDLLARIAGNGPLPRDTARGLAEMVARYHQAAPAAPAASGSGIVRDVVDQLAGEMKDIAPPGSEHVVDEFAHLAHIELTRIAHLLDARAKAGYVRRCHGDLHLGNIVMQDGAPVAFDALEFDERLATTDVLYDLAFVLMDLDVRGDRTAANAILNAYVTAAPTGGEIEGLATLPLFLATRAAVRGVVALERARQEPQEEKRAAEIEHGLAYIKAANAYLTPPPPILLAVGGLSGTGKSTLAAALAPRLGPAPGAVVLRTDVERKRLFGVSETQRLAEEHYTQTVSSEVYARLYDKSAQALLAGHAVIFDGVSARAEERDRIASIALKSGCEFVGLWLDAPLDSQIARVGARRGDASDSDATVVKAQAERNLGPISWTRIDAGQTPEHTLDQAKKIVGLPPPTKK; from the coding sequence ATGGCGGACAATATTCCCTCCAGCGCTTCTACGAGCGCGGCCCAGGATGAGTTGGTCGCCTTCCTGTCCGATCCCGCATCCTACGGCACGCCGACAGGCCACGTCGAAATCGTCGAGACCCATGCCGCGCGCGTGTTCCTCACGGGCAGGAAGGCCTACAAGATCAAAAAGCCGGTGACGCTGCCGTTCCTCGACTTTTCGACAGAGCCCCAGCGCCGCAAGGCCCTCGCCCGCGAGTTCGAACTCAATCACCCGCACGCACCCGGAATTTATGTCGCGCTCGCAAGCGTCAATCGCGACGGCGCGAGCCGCCTCAGCTTTTCCGAAGGAACGCCCGTCGAGCCCGTGCTCGTCATGAACCGATTTGCGCAAGAAGACCTGCTCGCGCGCATCGCCGGGAACGGCCCGCTTCCGCGCGACACGGCACGCGGGCTCGCCGAGATGGTCGCGCGATACCATCAGGCCGCGCCCGCGGCGCCGGCCGCGTCCGGCTCCGGCATCGTCCGCGATGTCGTCGACCAACTCGCGGGCGAGATGAAAGACATCGCCCCGCCGGGAAGCGAACACGTTGTCGACGAGTTCGCACACCTCGCCCATATCGAGCTGACGCGCATCGCCCACCTTCTCGACGCGCGCGCAAAAGCCGGCTACGTCCGCCGATGCCATGGCGACCTCCACCTCGGCAACATCGTCATGCAGGATGGTGCACCCGTCGCCTTCGACGCTCTGGAGTTCGACGAACGCCTGGCCACCACCGACGTGCTCTATGATCTCGCGTTCGTGCTCATGGATCTTGACGTGCGTGGAGACAGAACGGCGGCAAACGCCATACTCAACGCATATGTCACCGCCGCCCCGACTGGCGGAGAGATCGAAGGTCTCGCAACGCTCCCACTCTTCCTCGCGACCCGCGCCGCCGTCCGTGGCGTCGTTGCACTGGAACGCGCACGCCAAGAGCCGCAAGAAGAAAAGCGGGCGGCCGAAATCGAGCATGGCCTCGCCTATATCAAGGCCGCCAATGCCTATCTCACGCCGCCCCCGCCGATCCTGCTGGCTGTCGGCGGTCTCTCGGGCACAGGCAAATCGACATTGGCCGCCGCGTTGGCGCCACGCCTCGGCCCCGCCCCTGGAGCCGTCGTCCTGCGCACGGACGTCGAGCGCAAACGCCTGTTCGGCGTCTCGGAAACGCAGCGCCTCGCAGAGGAGCACTACACGCAAACCGTCTCCTCCGAAGTCTACGCGCGCCTCTACGACAAGTCCGCGCAAGCACTTCTCGCCGGACATGCCGTCATCTTCGACGGCGTCTCGGCGCGCGCCGAGGAACGCGACCGGATTGCCTCCATCGCGCTGAAATCGGGCTGCGAGTTTGTGGGCTTATGGCTCGACGCACCGCTCGATTCACAAATCGCCCGCGTCGGCGCACGCCGGGGAGACGCATCGGATTCGGATGCGACGGTTGTCAAAGCTCAGGCCGAACGCAACCTCGGCCCCATCTCCTGGACCCGGATCGACGCCGGACAAACGCCGGAGCACACGCTCGACCAGGCGAAAAAAATCGTCGGCCTTCCACCGCCAACCAAGAAATAA
- a CDS encoding c-type cytochrome, giving the protein MRISASLRILCIAMAAAAAGCGEATPDDPGKAVLESRCARCHGIGETDASAHAEAPPFRDVVKRYPPESLAEALAEGITTGHPDMPEFVLAPAEIGAVIDYLTTLTPNRS; this is encoded by the coding sequence ATGAGAATTTCGGCATCCCTGCGCATTCTATGCATCGCGATGGCCGCCGCTGCGGCAGGCTGCGGCGAGGCCACCCCGGACGATCCGGGAAAGGCCGTGCTCGAATCGCGCTGCGCCCGTTGTCACGGCATCGGCGAGACCGACGCGAGCGCGCACGCCGAAGCGCCGCCCTTCCGCGACGTGGTCAAGCGCTACCCGCCGGAATCTCTGGCGGAGGCACTCGCCGAAGGGATCACCACCGGACATCCCGACATGCCCGAGTTCGTCCTGGCACCCGCCGAAATAGGCGCCGTCATCGACTATCTTACGACCCTGACGCCCAACCGTTCGTGA
- a CDS encoding sulfite exporter TauE/SafE family protein — protein sequence MDSLMFSIVTGFGLGLASTLHCAGMCGAISSSLLLAGAPGGAAQTGRLLALTHSGRIASYVLAGVLIGAVGTPVVGWLDRELAFRLVQWAGAVALMWIGMSTAGLLPAMSGLDRLLAPIAERLTRATRGVRGTLMTPFAAGLAWGLMPCAMVYGALFMSLLTGAAAQGGLVMLAFGAGTLPGLLAASLGVRALAAAGQRRALRTSAGLAIAGLAILSVWLPHPANDTLCLDTDRTAALAERNQIR from the coding sequence GTGGACTCCCTGATGTTCAGCATCGTCACCGGCTTCGGGCTCGGCCTCGCAAGCACGCTCCATTGCGCGGGCATGTGCGGGGCCATTTCGTCGAGCCTGCTCCTGGCCGGAGCCCCTGGCGGAGCCGCCCAAACGGGACGCCTCCTGGCTCTAACCCATAGCGGACGCATCGCATCCTACGTCTTGGCGGGCGTTCTGATCGGCGCCGTCGGCACCCCGGTCGTCGGCTGGCTCGACCGCGAGCTCGCCTTCCGGCTCGTGCAATGGGCCGGAGCCGTCGCACTCATGTGGATCGGCATGTCGACTGCGGGCCTTCTGCCCGCTATGAGCGGCCTCGACCGCCTTCTCGCCCCCATCGCAGAAAGGCTGACGCGCGCCACGCGCGGCGTACGTGGCACGTTGATGACGCCGTTCGCGGCCGGGCTCGCCTGGGGGCTCATGCCCTGCGCGATGGTCTATGGCGCCCTCTTCATGAGCCTGCTCACCGGCGCCGCGGCCCAGGGCGGTCTCGTCATGCTGGCGTTCGGCGCAGGAACGCTCCCCGGCCTGCTCGCCGCATCGCTCGGTGTGCGCGCGCTCGCCGCCGCCGGCCAGCGCCGGGCACTACGCACGTCCGCTGGTCTTGCCATCGCCGGCCTCGCAATTCTCAGCGTCTGGCTTCCTCACCCTGCCAACGATACCCTCTGCCTGGATACGGATCGCACGGCAGCGTTGGCCGAGCGCAACCAAATTCGCTAA
- a CDS encoding DUF805 domain-containing protein, protein MIEHSIDAAFSPKGRINRLAWWIGILATAGAGLIGTALMNADTFDESVNAVPHAPTMAAFLWAALAAYVATVLTLKRLDDAGRPKWLGILFGAAAALLLAGWGIGAFSDPFVPPATMGTMWGLVLAMTPALVEAAHRPSRARTLP, encoded by the coding sequence ATGATCGAACACTCCATAGACGCCGCATTCTCGCCGAAAGGCCGGATCAATCGCCTCGCGTGGTGGATCGGCATCCTCGCAACGGCCGGAGCCGGCCTGATCGGCACGGCTCTCATGAATGCCGACACGTTCGACGAGAGCGTCAATGCAGTGCCACATGCCCCCACCATGGCGGCGTTTCTTTGGGCTGCTCTCGCCGCTTATGTCGCAACGGTGCTGACGCTGAAACGGCTCGACGACGCTGGCCGCCCGAAATGGCTCGGCATTCTGTTTGGCGCGGCCGCCGCCCTCCTGCTTGCCGGCTGGGGCATCGGCGCCTTCAGCGACCCGTTTGTTCCTCCGGCAACCATGGGGACGATGTGGGGCCTCGTCCTCGCGATGACGCCCGCCCTCGTCGAAGCCGCCCACCGGCCGAGCCGGGCTCGCACGCTCCCTTGA
- a CDS encoding universal stress protein, with protein sequence MGYKTILVHLAGEAGFDSVLTPALDLARRFDAHVIGLSVVPPYVFKPTFLPGSNSTVGDQHRKDFSAETLLLKPRFEALAREAGVGAQWVDEDAGLLPVWRRVVAYGRAADLIVTQAPKDDGAEQIVLQSGRPVLFVPEGPGRAVGKWVTVAWNARREGTRAAFDALPLLATAEAVKVLWINPEDDNETEGVPTGDLCSALARHRVPAEAVEIKAPDEQVGETLTRFLRDSGSDLLVMGCYGHSRLREMVLGGATRRMLASLPVPVLMSH encoded by the coding sequence ATGGGTTACAAGACGATCCTTGTGCATCTCGCAGGCGAGGCCGGTTTCGATAGCGTTCTCACTCCCGCGCTCGATCTCGCGCGGCGGTTCGATGCGCATGTCATCGGCCTTTCCGTCGTGCCGCCCTATGTCTTCAAGCCGACTTTTCTTCCCGGCAGCAATTCCACGGTGGGCGATCAGCATCGCAAGGACTTTTCGGCGGAGACGCTGCTGCTCAAGCCGCGGTTCGAAGCTCTGGCGCGCGAGGCGGGCGTGGGCGCTCAGTGGGTGGATGAGGACGCGGGGTTGCTTCCCGTCTGGCGGCGCGTGGTTGCCTATGGGCGGGCGGCCGATCTCATTGTCACGCAGGCCCCGAAGGACGACGGCGCGGAGCAGATCGTGCTGCAATCGGGCCGGCCGGTGCTGTTCGTTCCGGAAGGGCCGGGGCGGGCCGTCGGCAAGTGGGTGACGGTTGCCTGGAACGCACGGCGGGAAGGGACGCGGGCGGCCTTTGACGCATTGCCGCTGCTGGCCACGGCCGAGGCGGTCAAGGTGCTCTGGATCAACCCGGAGGACGACAACGAGACCGAGGGTGTGCCGACGGGCGATCTTTGCTCGGCGCTTGCCCGTCATCGGGTGCCGGCGGAAGCTGTCGAGATCAAGGCGCCGGACGAGCAGGTTGGCGAGACGCTGACGCGGTTTCTTCGCGATTCGGGCAGCGATCTCCTGGTCATGGGCTGCTATGGGCACTCGCGGCTGCGCGAAATGGTGCTCGGCGGGGCGACGCGGCGCATGCTTGCCTCCCTGCCGGTGCCGGTCCTGATGTCGCACTGA
- a CDS encoding helix-turn-helix domain-containing protein, producing MLAVQTLDARPFQTPLGRLSRGEAPQRSLEDRLAHATVRKIESKEHVFCEGDPRLHVFRVEEGVIAIYKTLCDGRRRIIDFAYPGDLLGLGVLDEHILSAQATSAAKVRCFSAASLEAMAENDADLALKLYKSVCQELSATRSLLVTVGQRSAVERVAAFLLGLRRRSGDEAGETVKLAMRRSDIADLLGLTIETVSRTLTKLRTMGVIDVELGGTTVTLRDAARLADLANE from the coding sequence ATGCTTGCAGTCCAGACCCTCGACGCACGTCCGTTTCAGACCCCTCTCGGCCGTCTCAGCCGGGGCGAGGCTCCGCAGCGGTCCCTGGAAGATCGACTGGCGCATGCAACGGTCCGTAAGATCGAAAGCAAGGAGCACGTCTTTTGCGAGGGAGACCCCAGGCTTCACGTGTTCCGCGTCGAGGAAGGGGTGATTGCGATCTACAAGACGCTTTGCGACGGCCGGCGCCGCATCATCGACTTCGCTTACCCTGGCGATCTTCTGGGGCTCGGCGTTCTCGACGAGCACATTCTCTCCGCCCAGGCGACATCGGCTGCCAAGGTTCGCTGCTTCTCGGCGGCGAGCCTCGAAGCGATGGCGGAAAACGACGCGGATCTCGCGCTCAAGCTCTACAAGTCCGTGTGTCAGGAGTTGAGCGCGACGCGTAGCCTTCTGGTTACGGTGGGGCAGCGCAGTGCCGTCGAACGTGTCGCGGCGTTCCTGCTCGGGCTGCGCCGGCGCTCGGGCGACGAGGCCGGTGAGACGGTGAAGCTCGCCATGCGCCGCAGCGATATCGCGGATCTTCTCGGCCTTACGATCGAGACCGTTAGCCGCACGCTGACCAAGCTGCGCACGATGGGGGTCATCGACGTCGAACTCGGCGGAACGACGGTCACGCTGCGCGATGCGGCGCGTCTTGCGGATCTCGCGAACGAGTAG
- the ccoN gene encoding cytochrome-c oxidase, cbb3-type subunit I yields the protein MAVPRAATSEEAIAFSGALAVISAVLIATVGGIFAFAGLDEVIRIHGALIAVSAIAAVLYVMSNPRKGGEDEQKSYFDGPVKVATLAAVFWGVVGFLVGDLIAWQLAFPVLNFDMPWTNFGRLRPLHTSAVIFAFGGNVLIATSLYVVQRTSRARLAGYWSPWFVVWGYQLFIVLAATGYVLGSTQSKEYAEPEWYIDIWLTLVWVAYLLVFLGTLWKRKEPHIYVANWFYLAFIVTVALLHIVNNLAIPVSVLGSKSYSLFAGVQDAMTQWWYGHNAVGFFLTAGFLGIMYYFIPKRVERPVYSYRLSIIHFWSLIFLYIWAGPHHLHYTALPDWAQTLGVTFSIMLWMPSWGGMINGLMTLSGAWDRLRTDPVVRLLVVSVAFYGMATFEGPLMSIKAVNSLSHYTDWTIGHVHSGALGWVGMVSFGAIYCLVPWLWKREGLYSLRLVEWHFWISTIGIVLYISSMWVSGVMQGLMWRAYDSMGFLTYSFIETVEAMHWPYIIRAAGGLLFVIGSFIMAWNVWKTIQGVKPVDIADQPRVAAAPELRAGLAAQPAA from the coding sequence ATGGCCGTACCGAGGGCAGCAACCAGTGAAGAGGCAATCGCGTTCTCGGGCGCGCTCGCAGTTATATCCGCCGTTCTGATCGCCACCGTGGGTGGTATTTTTGCGTTTGCGGGTCTGGACGAAGTGATCCGGATCCACGGCGCGTTGATTGCGGTGTCCGCGATCGCGGCGGTTCTCTACGTCATGTCCAATCCGCGCAAAGGCGGAGAGGACGAGCAGAAGAGCTATTTCGACGGTCCGGTGAAAGTTGCGACGTTGGCCGCCGTGTTCTGGGGCGTGGTCGGCTTCCTCGTGGGCGATCTCATCGCCTGGCAGCTCGCGTTCCCGGTCCTCAACTTCGACATGCCTTGGACCAACTTCGGACGGCTGCGTCCGCTCCACACCTCGGCGGTCATCTTCGCATTCGGCGGCAACGTGCTGATCGCAACGTCGCTCTACGTCGTGCAGAGGACCAGCCGTGCGCGCCTCGCCGGCTATTGGAGCCCCTGGTTCGTCGTGTGGGGTTATCAGCTCTTCATCGTGCTTGCGGCCACGGGTTACGTGCTCGGCTCGACGCAGAGCAAGGAATATGCGGAACCAGAATGGTACATCGACATCTGGCTCACGCTTGTCTGGGTGGCCTACCTGCTCGTGTTCCTCGGCACGCTGTGGAAGCGTAAGGAACCGCACATCTACGTGGCGAACTGGTTCTATCTGGCTTTCATCGTCACGGTTGCGCTTCTCCACATCGTCAACAACCTGGCCATTCCGGTCTCGGTGCTCGGCTCGAAGAGCTACTCGCTGTTCGCCGGCGTGCAGGATGCCATGACCCAATGGTGGTACGGGCATAATGCGGTCGGCTTCTTCCTCACCGCCGGGTTCCTCGGGATCATGTATTACTTCATCCCGAAGCGGGTGGAGCGGCCCGTCTATTCGTATCGGCTCTCCATCATCCACTTCTGGAGCCTCATCTTCCTCTACATCTGGGCAGGACCGCATCACCTGCACTACACGGCACTGCCCGATTGGGCGCAGACGCTCGGCGTGACGTTCTCGATCATGCTGTGGATGCCGTCGTGGGGCGGCATGATCAACGGTCTCATGACGCTTTCCGGCGCTTGGGACCGGCTGCGCACGGATCCTGTCGTGCGCCTTCTCGTGGTGTCGGTCGCCTTCTACGGCATGGCCACGTTCGAAGGCCCGCTGATGTCCATCAAGGCCGTCAACTCGCTCAGCCACTATACGGACTGGACGATCGGGCACGTGCATTCGGGTGCGCTCGGCTGGGTCGGCATGGTGTCGTTCGGCGCGATCTACTGCCTCGTTCCGTGGCTGTGGAAGCGTGAGGGCCTCTATTCTCTCCGCCTCGTCGAGTGGCACTTCTGGATCTCGACCATCGGCATCGTGCTCTACATCTCGTCGATGTGGGTCTCGGGCGTGATGCAGGGCCTTATGTGGCGCGCCTACGACAGCATGGGCTTCCTCACCTACTCGTTCATCGAGACGGTGGAGGCCATGCACTGGCCGTACATCATCCGCGCAGCCGGCGGTCTCCTGTTCGTGATCGGCTCGTTCATCATGGCCTGGAACGTGTGGAAGACCATTCAGGGCGTGAAGCCGGTCGACATTGCCGATCAGCCGCGCGTCGCTGCGGCACCTGAACTGCGAGCCGGGCTCGCGGCTCAGCCGGCGGCGTGA
- the ccoO gene encoding cytochrome-c oxidase, cbb3-type subunit II, translating into MKFNHGFFERNSMVLLIGILVVVSIGGLVEIAPLFFLKSTIEKVQGMRPYAPLELAGRDIYIREGCYGCHSQMIRSLRDEVERYGHYSLAAESMYDHPFQWGSKRTGPDLARVGGKYSDQWHVDHFTAPREVVPGTVMPGYPFFGTRALNADNIKNHMTALKLAGVPYTDEMIENAKVDLVAQTQPDSREARALLERYPKAQVRKFDGKPEGAVTEMDAMIAYLQMLGTLVDFTKFDAAGPNLR; encoded by the coding sequence ATGAAATTCAATCACGGATTCTTCGAACGGAACTCGATGGTGCTGCTGATCGGCATCCTGGTCGTCGTGTCTATCGGCGGGCTGGTCGAGATCGCACCTCTGTTCTTCCTCAAGTCCACAATCGAGAAGGTGCAGGGGATGCGTCCCTACGCACCGCTCGAACTCGCAGGGCGCGACATCTACATCCGCGAGGGCTGCTATGGCTGTCACAGCCAGATGATCCGCTCCTTGCGCGACGAGGTGGAGCGCTACGGACACTACAGCCTTGCGGCCGAGAGCATGTACGATCATCCGTTCCAGTGGGGCTCCAAGCGCACCGGACCGGATCTCGCTCGCGTCGGCGGAAAGTATTCGGACCAATGGCACGTGGATCATTTCACCGCGCCGCGTGAGGTGGTGCCGGGGACGGTGATGCCGGGCTATCCCTTCTTCGGGACGCGGGCACTCAATGCCGACAACATCAAAAATCACATGACGGCGTTGAAGCTTGCGGGCGTGCCTTACACCGACGAGATGATCGAAAACGCGAAGGTGGATCTCGTCGCGCAGACGCAGCCGGATTCACGCGAGGCGCGCGCGCTTCTCGAACGCTATCCCAAGGCGCAGGTGCGCAAGTTCGACGGAAAGCCGGAAGGCGCCGTGACGGAGATGGATGCGATGATCGCCTATCTTCAGATGCTGGGCACGCTGGTCGATTTTACGAAGTTCGATGCGGCTGGTCCCAACTTGAGGTGA
- a CDS encoding cbb3-type cytochrome c oxidase subunit 3, translated as MTYENILGWSQLIAMILFGLVIAGMLFYALRPGNKEKFDRAARAPLVVEDDTPAEKPARPSLLREDDENGEDTHGRT; from the coding sequence ATGACGTACGAAAACATTCTTGGCTGGTCTCAGTTGATCGCGATGATCCTGTTCGGGCTGGTCATCGCTGGCATGCTGTTTTACGCGCTGCGGCCAGGCAACAAAGAGAAGTTCGATCGGGCCGCGCGTGCGCCGCTCGTGGTGGAGGACGATACCCCGGCTGAAAAGCCCGCACGGCCCTCCCTCTTGCGTGAAGATGACGAGAACGGGGAGGATACGCATGGCCGGACATAA
- the ccoP gene encoding cytochrome-c oxidase, cbb3-type subunit III, whose amino-acid sequence MAGHKEYDAATGAETTGHVWDGDIKELNKPLPKWWLYVLYATIVWSIGYWILYPAWPLAEDYTRGMLGYSQRSVVAQEISDAKQTQAPFLQAVASKSVEEIRSDAGLMEFVRRGGAAQFANNCAPCHGSGAQGFKGYPNLNDDDWLWGGSVESIENTIRFGVRSDHASTHQGVMPRFGLDGLLDKGQISDVAEFVLSLSGKSEDAEKAERGSVVFAEQCAACHGADGKGIVEMGAPNLADAIWLYGGRKQDVVESVHGGRAGMMPAWEGRIDPTAIRMLAIYVHSLGGGE is encoded by the coding sequence ATGGCCGGACATAAGGAATACGATGCCGCGACAGGCGCGGAGACCACCGGACACGTCTGGGACGGCGACATCAAGGAGCTGAACAAGCCGTTGCCGAAGTGGTGGCTGTATGTGCTCTACGCCACCATCGTGTGGTCGATCGGATATTGGATCCTCTATCCGGCGTGGCCGCTGGCTGAGGACTACACGCGCGGCATGCTCGGCTACAGCCAGCGCAGCGTCGTGGCGCAGGAGATTTCGGACGCAAAGCAGACCCAGGCTCCGTTCCTGCAAGCGGTTGCCAGCAAGTCCGTGGAGGAGATCCGCAGCGATGCCGGGCTCATGGAGTTCGTGAGGCGTGGCGGGGCGGCGCAGTTCGCGAACAACTGCGCTCCTTGTCACGGTTCGGGCGCGCAGGGATTCAAGGGCTATCCCAACCTCAACGACGACGATTGGCTCTGGGGCGGATCGGTGGAATCGATCGAGAACACGATCCGTTTCGGTGTCCGCTCCGATCATGCCAGCACGCATCAGGGTGTGATGCCGCGCTTCGGTCTCGATGGCTTGCTCGACAAAGGACAGATTTCGGACGTCGCCGAGTTCGTGCTCTCGCTGTCGGGAAAGTCGGAAGATGCGGAAAAGGCCGAACGCGGCAGCGTGGTGTTCGCGGAGCAGTGTGCCGCGTGTCACGGAGCCGACGGCAAGGGTATAGTGGAAATGGGCGCGCCGAACCTCGCCGATGCGATCTGGCTCTATGGCGGCCGGAAGCAAGACGTGGTGGAGAGCGTTCACGGTGGACGCGCGGGAATGATGCCCGCGTGGGAAGGCCGTATCGATCCTACCGCTATCCGGATGCTGGCGATTTACGTTCATTCTCTGGGTGGCGGCGAATAG